The genomic stretch TCTCCCGGCTGCGCGTAACGAGGCGTCTGATTCGTGGCCGAACGGAAATTCCAGTTTCCCAAACCACCACGACCACCACGAACAGCAACACAAAGCTCTTCGTCTTTCGTGATCTCGCAAATCGTTTCCCCGGTATCCGCATCCCGGGCAACAGTTCCCAGCGGAACATCTATAATGACATCTTTCCCGTCAGCTCCTGTACATAGATTTCCACTCCCGCTCTCACCGTCTTCAGCATACACGTGACGCTGGAATTTCAAGTGAATCAAGGTCCAGTAATTCCGGTTTCCTTTTAATATCACGTGTCCTCCGCATCCACCATTACCACCATCAGGTCCTCCCTTGGCAGAACGTTTATCCCGATGAAGATGCATAGATCCCGGCCCTCCGGCTCCACTACGACAGAATATTTTCACGTAATCGACAAAGTTCGTTGATGCCATCTCAATAATTTTAAATTTATAGATTTTTTAAATTTTAAACTGAAAACGACATCATCCGTTTGTCATTTTCAATTTTCAATTTTCAATTTTCAATTGTATAAAGGTCCGGATAATTACGCCCTAATCCGTCATAATCCAACCCGTGCCCTACCACGAAATCATTCTCCAGAGCAATACACTTGTAATCAATCGTTAGGTCGTATTTCAACGCTTTCGGTTTGTAAAACAACGCAGCCACCTTCACTTGTTTCGGATGTTTCTCTTCCAATATTTTTTTCATATGCATAATGGACTCTCCCGAATCAATCATATCCTCCAAAATCACAACGGTTCGTCCCGCAATATCTTCCCGTAACCCGATCAGGTCCTGCACCTTTCCCGTTGAAGACAACCCGGCATAAGAAGCAATCTTCACGAAACTGATTTCCGCCCCATCGATCGTGATATGTTTCAACAAATCAGCCACGAACATAAACGCCCCGTTCAACACTCCCAGAAACAAAGGACGTTCACCCGCCAATTCTCGATTGATCTGGGCTCCAACCCGCTCTATTTCCCGGTCGATCACGTCAGCCTCAATCATCAGTCGGAAACTCCGATCATGCAATTTGATTCTTTTCATCCTGTGCATATTTCTCTTTTGAATGATAGACCTATCGTCTCTCTAATCCATTTTTTTATTTAACTTTGCGCAAAAGTACAACTTTGAATTTAAAATCCGGTAAAAATATGGATCCAAAAGTAAGTATTATAATGGGTAGCACGTCAGACCTGCCCGTCATGGAAAAAGCCGCAAAAGTGTTAAACGATTTTTGCATACCTTTCGAAATCAATGCCCTCTCCGCTCACCGCACACCGGCAGAAGTGGAGTCTTTTGCCAAAAACGCACAGAAACGGGGTATTGAAGTTATCATCGCCGGAGCCGGAATGGCCGCACACCTACCGGGTGTTATCGCTGCCATGACACCAATTCCCGTGATCGGTGTTCCCATCAACGCTTCTCTTGACGGGATGGACGCTCTTTTAGCCATCGCCCAAATGCCTCCGGGCATCCCGGTTGCCACCACCGCCATCAACGGGGCCATGAATGCCGGTATTCTGGCTGCACAAATTTTGGCTATTGGCGACAACGCATTAAAAGCCAAGATTGTAGACTTCAAAGAATCTTTGAAAAAGAAAATCGTTGATGCCAACAACGAACTGGCAAAAGTAAAATACGATTACAAGACGAATTAATTCCCCCGGAAAGAATCAATATAAGAATTCCCCTAAAATGAACTTTTAGGGGAATTCTTTATTCACTATCGAAACAGTTTATCTCTCGATCAGAAACTACAAATCATAACTTACAAAATTCCTGTTTTAACTATATTGACCCGCCATAACTAAAAAACAAGATTTTTAGAAAAATATCCAAAACATTTCCTACCTTTGAAACATCGGCTATTTACGTGTATTTGTTCACGCAATCAATTTCCGTTGACGAAAACATTTATATCATGCGACAAATTATACATGTCGTTATTTTACTTTTTATTATCCCTTGCTCCGTGTACTCACAGAGCGTACCGGATATTGAAAAACTATTGGAAACAAACGACATCGAATCATCGGAAGATTATTACGAGGACATGATCAACTCTCTGATCCACCTCTCCGTACAACCGATAAACCTCAATTCAGCCGGATTCGATAGCTTGAAAATGTTATTTTTCCTTTCCGATGCGCAGATAGACAACTTACTAGATTTCCGTAAAAAACACGGGGCTTTTACTCACCCGAACGAACTTCTACTCATCACCGGAATCAGTCAACAGGATTTATCCAACATCAAACCATTTATACGCATCGGAACGTACACACCCGAAAAGCAATCCCGTTATCACCTTTCGCAAGAAATCCTCGCTCGCTTAAAAATGACCCGCCCGAAACAAGCCGGTTACAAAAAGTTCAGCCGGAAAGCCTTTTTGTACGAAAAGGACTATATCACCAAAAAACAAAGCCGCTTTCAAGGACCACCCGTAGGTACATTACTAAAATACAAAATATCAAACCAGCAACGCTGGCAAGGGGGCCTCACGTTAGAAAACGACCCGGGAGAAAATTATTTCACGAAAAACCAGAAAACAGGGTTTGACTTTCTTTCCGTCCACGTATGCTACACCCCGGAAAAAATTATCCACCGGATAATTATCGGTGACTATAAATTGCAATGGGGACAGGGATTACTGGCATGGAGCGGTTACTCTTCCGGGAAATCGACCTCCACTCTTAGTAACGAGAAATCAGGAAACGGCATTGCACCCTACACCTCTACCGATGAAAACCGCTACCTACGAGGTATAGCCGCCAGTCTGCACCCGACACGCACGGTTACCACCGAAATTTTCGTTTCTTACAAGAAAACGGACGGTAATCTCGCTGATCTTGATACCCTTACTCCGGAAGCCGTGCAAACCGCCTCCCTTTACCAAACAGGTTATCATCGGAATTCCTCAGAATGCGATAAAAAACACATCTTAAAAGAATTCACGACAGGCCTATCAACCCGTCTAAATCACCGTTACTTTCGCATCGGTATTCAATTATTACATTATAACTTTTCGCCGCCCCTAACCATTGGCAAAGCCTCCTACCAACAATACAACGAAACGGGTAATCAACGCACTCTCGTAAGCATTGACTACAAAACCGGAGGCTACCATTTCTACCTATTCGGGGAAACAGCACGTAGTGGCAACGGGGCATGGGCAACCATCAACGGTTTACGCTACAGCGGGATTCCTCGACTCGCCCTATGTGCCCTCTATCGCCACTACGATAAAGGCTATCACTCTCACTACAATAGCGGTTTTGCCGAATACTCCAACACGACAAACGAAGAAGGATTATACCTAGGTCTCGAAAGTACCCCTTTCCGCAATCTAAAAATTAATGTTTATTATGATCGGTTCCGTTTTTTCTCGCCCCGTTATCAAGCAACCATCCCCGGCAAAGGCCAAGAGATCATGGGAGATGTCACGTTCAACCGCTCTCGCTGGGATTGTTCGTTTCGTTTCAAACACGAAGACAAACCGGAAGACGATAAAACAGGAGAATCCCTTCAATCCGTCTCCCGTGTAAAACAGGAATACAGGCTCCAATTTACCTACTCCATCTGCGAGCAATTAAAATCCCGTACCCGAACCAGTTACACTCGTTACGTAAAAAAAGAAAAACACGAAGGCGGTTACCTATTCTATCAAGACATTATGTACTCATCCCTCCAAACCAGCCTAAAAGCCCAATTCCGATTCGCTTACTTCGACACGGACAGCTACAACACCAGAATATACGCCTACGAAAACAACGTTCTCTACGGTTACTCCTTTCCCGCCTTGTACGATCGGGGCTTCCGCTCCTACCTCAATCTCAACTGGAAACCCTTCTCTCTCATCACCCTCTATCTGAAAGCCGGTCTCACCTACTACCCCGACAAATCAACCATTAGCTCCTCTCTAACCCAAATCAACGACAACAAACTATTCGACCTCTCCTTCCAAATCCGCATAAAACTCTAGAAGGGCAAAAGCCCCTCTAAATTTTAGATTTTAAATTGAATGACTTAATAATTTTCTCTCACATTCCACAGCCTCCATTTATCCTCTATCTTTTAACTTTTAGCTTTTAGTTTTTAACTTTTATCTTTCCCATGTCTCCCCTCCAACACCCTCACCACATCCTCCAAGCCATATCCCTTCGCGATTAACAATACGATATAGTGGTACATCAAATCGGCTGCCTCATTTAAAAATAATTCTTCATTATCATCTTTGGCTTCGATAACCAATTCCACGGCCTCCTCTCCCACCTTTTGGGCCACCTTGTTAATTCCCTTTCCAATCAGGCGGGCCGTATAGGATATTTCCGGAGACTCGTCTTTTCGTTTTTCCAAATATCGCTGCAAGTAAAACAAGAAATCCTTATTCACGTTCTTTTCTCCCCAGCACGTATCTTGCCCCGTGTGACAAGTCGGTCCCACGGGATTCACCTTCACCAATAACGAATCCCGATCACAATCTACCAGAACCTCCTTCACCCGTAAAAAGTGCCCACTCTCCTCTCCTTTTGTCCACAACCGCTGCCGGGAACGACTAAAAAAACATACTTTCCCGGAACGCTCCGTCTCGACAAGAGATTCCCGATTCATATACCCTTGCATTAACACCACTCGCGTATCTGCATCCTGTACGATTGCCGGAATTAACCCGGCCGCATCAAATTTTAATTCTGTAATATTTACCATTTCATTAAATATTTTATCGAACCACAATACCTTTTCCTTTCAAAAAACATTTCAACTCCGGAATCCGAATCTGCCCAAAATGAAAAACTCCGGCAGCCAACACGGCATCCGCTTTTCCCCGGGTCAAAGCCTCATAAAAATCATCCGGACACCCCGCTCCACCGGATGCAATGACCGGAATATTAACCAAATCCGCCACTCGTCCGGTTGCCTCACAAGCAAATCCTTGATGTGTTCCATCATGATCCATCGAGGTAAACAAGATCTCCCCAGCCCCTCTTTCTTCCGCCTCCTTCACCCATGAAAAAAGTTCCCGATGGGTAGCCACCCATCCCCCATGACTGTACACTCGCCACTCTTCACCATCTCGACGAGCATCCACCGCCACGACAACACATTGTTTACCAAATGCCGCTGCCAACCGATCTATCAAACCCGGGTCTTTCAAAACACTGGAATTTACAGACACTTTATCTGCACCCTTTTTCAAAAGAGCCTCCACATCCCGTTCCGATGAAATACCACCACCCACGGTAAAAGGAATCCGCACTTGTCGGGCCACCCGTTCCACCCACTCCAAGCGTGTACCCCGGTGATCGAAGCTTGCCGTGATGTCCAAAAACACCAACTCATCCGCCCCTTCTTCTGAAT from Butyricimonas virosa encodes the following:
- the purE gene encoding 5-(carboxyamino)imidazole ribonucleotide mutase — protein: MDPKVSIIMGSTSDLPVMEKAAKVLNDFCIPFEINALSAHRTPAEVESFAKNAQKRGIEVIIAGAGMAAHLPGVIAAMTPIPVIGVPINASLDGMDALLAIAQMPPGIPVATTAINGAMNAGILAAQILAIGDNALKAKIVDFKESLKKKIVDANNELAKVKYDYKTN
- a CDS encoding helix-hairpin-helix domain-containing protein — protein: MRQIIHVVILLFIIPCSVYSQSVPDIEKLLETNDIESSEDYYEDMINSLIHLSVQPINLNSAGFDSLKMLFFLSDAQIDNLLDFRKKHGAFTHPNELLLITGISQQDLSNIKPFIRIGTYTPEKQSRYHLSQEILARLKMTRPKQAGYKKFSRKAFLYEKDYITKKQSRFQGPPVGTLLKYKISNQQRWQGGLTLENDPGENYFTKNQKTGFDFLSVHVCYTPEKIIHRIIIGDYKLQWGQGLLAWSGYSSGKSTSTLSNEKSGNGIAPYTSTDENRYLRGIAASLHPTRTVTTEIFVSYKKTDGNLADLDTLTPEAVQTASLYQTGYHRNSSECDKKHILKEFTTGLSTRLNHRYFRIGIQLLHYNFSPPLTIGKASYQQYNETGNQRTLVSIDYKTGGYHFYLFGETARSGNGAWATINGLRYSGIPRLALCALYRHYDKGYHSHYNSGFAEYSNTTNEEGLYLGLESTPFRNLKINVYYDRFRFFSPRYQATIPGKGQEIMGDVTFNRSRWDCSFRFKHEDKPEDDKTGESLQSVSRVKQEYRLQFTYSICEQLKSRTRTSYTRYVKKEKHEGGYLFYQDIMYSSLQTSLKAQFRFAYFDTDSYNTRIYAYENNVLYGYSFPALYDRGFRSYLNLNWKPFSLITLYLKAGLTYYPDKSTISSSLTQINDNKLFDLSFQIRIKL
- the hisIE gene encoding bifunctional phosphoribosyl-AMP cyclohydrolase/phosphoribosyl-ATP diphosphatase HisIE; this translates as MVNITELKFDAAGLIPAIVQDADTRVVLMQGYMNRESLVETERSGKVCFFSRSRQRLWTKGEESGHFLRVKEVLVDCDRDSLLVKVNPVGPTCHTGQDTCWGEKNVNKDFLFYLQRYLEKRKDESPEISYTARLIGKGINKVAQKVGEEAVELVIEAKDDNEELFLNEAADLMYHYIVLLIAKGYGLEDVVRVLEGRHGKDKS
- a CDS encoding phosphoribosyltransferase, coding for MKRIKLHDRSFRLMIEADVIDREIERVGAQINRELAGERPLFLGVLNGAFMFVADLLKHITIDGAEISFVKIASYAGLSSTGKVQDLIGLREDIAGRTVVILEDMIDSGESIMHMKKILEEKHPKQVKVAALFYKPKALKYDLTIDYKCIALENDFVVGHGLDYDGLGRNYPDLYTIEN
- the hisF gene encoding imidazole glycerol phosphate synthase subunit HisF — protein: MVLAKRIIPCLDVKAGRTVKGVNFENLRDAGDIVELAGRYSEEGADELVFLDITASFDHRGTRLEWVERVARQVRIPFTVGGGISSERDVEALLKKGADKVSVNSSVLKDPGLIDRLAAAFGKQCVVVAVDARRDGEEWRVYSHGGWVATHRELFSWVKEAEERGAGEILFTSMDHDGTHQGFACEATGRVADLVNIPVIASGGAGCPDDFYEALTRGKADAVLAAGVFHFGQIRIPELKCFLKGKGIVVR